One Campylobacteraceae bacterium DNA window includes the following coding sequences:
- a CDS encoding HAMP domain-containing histidine kinase codes for MPRNTLMYQETFIDLLLDNSNDLVLLFNENNELLLSNNSFNKHFNFKLLFKNKKDIKKHFPLKTNGQYLNAYAIKSWFDLLLAKNKNYNLILEQENKTFEFKIKAIKSKDLTIVILKNISKINSLRKKQIRRIKLESIGKMFAGMSHEINTPLTIMKNNLELLELELEEKSAVNKQNKHHINAIKSSITRMENIVRNSNELLKKSPNERKNYNLYAVLIQSLSLFFHHSKNHMNIFINNKAFSLDSRKDDEKIFFDFNKDKIEQVFLIILSNAYDEFFKSKKELKQRVLNIFIYQNKKNIILTFRDNAGTGINKDIINEIFEPFVSTKDYSGIGLGLNIAQKIIKEHKGSIKAYNQKQEAVFEIHFKTTP; via the coding sequence TTGCCTAGAAATACACTAATGTACCAAGAAACATTTATTGATTTATTATTAGATAACAGCAATGATTTGGTTCTTTTATTTAATGAGAATAATGAGCTTTTATTAAGCAATAACAGTTTTAACAAACACTTCAATTTTAAACTTTTATTTAAAAATAAAAAAGATATAAAAAAACACTTTCCTCTTAAAACAAATGGACAATATCTCAATGCGTATGCAATTAAAAGCTGGTTCGATTTATTGCTTGCAAAAAATAAGAACTATAATTTAATTCTTGAACAAGAAAACAAAACATTTGAATTTAAAATAAAAGCCATTAAAAGCAAAGATTTAACCATTGTTATACTTAAAAATATCTCTAAAATAAACAGCCTAAGAAAAAAACAAATAAGACGTATTAAATTAGAATCCATTGGAAAAATGTTTGCTGGTATGAGCCATGAAATAAATACGCCTTTAACCATTATGAAAAATAACCTTGAACTATTAGAACTGGAACTTGAGGAAAAAAGTGCTGTTAATAAACAAAACAAACATCATATAAACGCCATTAAATCAAGTATCACACGTATGGAAAACATAGTAAGAAATAGCAATGAATTACTTAAAAAAAGTCCCAATGAAAGAAAAAACTATAACTTATATGCTGTTCTAATTCAATCTTTAAGTTTATTTTTTCACCACAGTAAAAATCACATGAATATATTTATTAATAATAAAGCTTTTTCTTTGGATTCAAGAAAAGATGATGAAAAAATATTTTTTGATTTTAACAAAGATAAAATTGAGCAGGTATTTCTTATTATATTAAGTAATGCATACGATGAGTTTTTTAAAAGTAAAAAAGAGCTAAAACAAAGAGTTTTAAATATTTTTATTTATCAAAATAAAAAAAACATCATTCTTACGTTTAGAGACAATGCAGGTACGGGTATTAACAAGGATATTATTAATGAAATATTTGAACCTTTTGTGAGTACAAAAGACTATTCAGGCATTGGTTTAGGCTTAAATATTGCTCAAAAAATCATTAAAGAACATAAGGGAAGTATAAAAGCCTATAATCAAAAACAAGAAGCTGTTTTTGAAATTCATTTTAAAACAACGCCTTAG
- a CDS encoding DUF2779 domain-containing protein, with protein MTNKIINKTYIKTHTKLIRDYFSHLTFPIYYLELSEVKQSEKECSSFFYSLHIEYEDKSIEHKELDIVDNTDSYLTLAAILCKDIPNNVSILSSNIKMQKKIIKDLAIKYESLSPNLISIYENSEDLHCAFKDTKALF; from the coding sequence ATGACAAATAAAATTATAAATAAAACATACATTAAAACCCATACGAAGCTGATTAGAGATTATTTCTCTCACCTTACTTTCCCTATTTATTATTTAGAATTAAGTGAAGTAAAACAAAGTGAAAAAGAATGCTCTTCTTTTTTTTATTCTTTACATATTGAATATGAAGACAAAAGTATAGAACATAAAGAACTAGATATAGTGGATAATACAGATTCCTATTTAACCTTGGCCGCTATTTTATGCAAAGATATTCCCAATAACGTTAGTATATTAAGCAGTAATATTAAGATGCAAAAAAAGATTATAAAAGATTTGGCTATTAAATACGAATCTTTAAGCCCTAACTTAATTTCTATTTATGAAAACAGCGAAGATTTACATTGTGCATTTAAGGATACTAAGGCGTTGTTTTAA
- a CDS encoding response regulator translates to MPRIKILIVEDESIVALDIRSALRKLNYEVTDMVTSYEQAIQSVKNNCPDIALLDINLQNSKDGIAIAKKLQKMMDISVVYLTAFSDDDTLQRAVKTNPLGYILKPFTRAELKSSLILAIHKMNISKEIIPDKNTIDLGFNYYYNTKQEQLYLTNLPVRLSIKENNLLQLLIHARGSILSFQDIEHQLWPAESISQSTLRTLIYRMRTKLEHRLIETIPSLGCKINIQKK, encoded by the coding sequence ATGCCTAGAATAAAAATACTGATTGTTGAAGATGAGAGTATCGTTGCTTTAGATATAAGAAGTGCGTTACGTAAACTAAATTATGAAGTAACTGACATGGTAACGTCTTACGAACAAGCAATACAAAGTGTTAAAAACAATTGTCCTGATATTGCCCTCCTTGATATCAATTTACAAAATTCAAAAGATGGCATCGCTATTGCTAAAAAGTTGCAAAAAATGATGGATATTTCAGTCGTTTATTTAACCGCATTTTCGGATGATGATACCTTACAAAGAGCAGTTAAAACGAATCCTTTAGGTTATATTCTTAAACCTTTTACGAGGGCTGAATTAAAATCAAGCCTAATTTTAGCTATTCATAAAATGAATATTAGTAAAGAAATTATTCCAGATAAAAATACCATTGATTTAGGTTTTAATTATTATTACAATACAAAACAAGAACAATTGTATTTAACAAATCTACCTGTTCGTTTAAGTATTAAAGAAAATAACCTACTGCAACTTCTTATTCATGCACGTGGGAGTATTTTAAGTTTTCAAGATATTGAACACCAATTATGGCCAGCAGAAAGTATTTCTCAAAGTACATTAAGAACACTTATTTATAGAATGAGAACAAAACTAGAACACCGATTAATAGAAACTATTCCCTCCCTTGGATGTAAAATAAACATACAAAAAAAATAG
- a CDS encoding CPXCG motif-containing cysteine-rich protein — translation MHEMNIQCPYCLQAISVLLDLGVYNYTTVIDDCEVCCRPIELSYNVQEGEVTTFSYSSMEGNEY, via the coding sequence GTGCATGAAATGAATATTCAATGTCCTTATTGTTTACAAGCAATAAGTGTTTTATTAGACTTAGGTGTTTACAATTATACAACGGTTATAGATGACTGTGAAGTATGCTGTCGTCCTATTGAGTTGTCTTATAATGTGCAAGAAGGCGAAGTAACTACTTTTTCTTATTCTTCTATGGAAGGAAATGAGTACTAG
- a CDS encoding PAS domain S-box protein, with amino-acid sequence MKISSLNHYFSLKIKLILSTLIVVIGFLWLFFLIISSVNKTSVLHKVLENIERINSNVYSLITVQKDFMQKKELKYSLLFSKEANTLRIKLKKLKESLDKHEIVSADITVYKTLINNYQKTFYDIVRMQKIIGLSEEDALHKELRLSVDILLTHAMSVKDNILLSSVYALRKDEKDFMLRKNMFYAKEFNIKIAALLNSPHFKHIEYKNALLSYKNHFSKLVIYQKVIGLNDNFALLKEIKNYIEKIHKQSEHIRDTLIIVVHEEIHKIKDITYLFFFIITFFIVLSLVIVIKSILGPLSKLRNQYKDAIDECTIVSKTTPDGTITYVNDEFCKFAGYSKEELIGKNQNIIKHPDTKKDVFKEMWKTIKKDKKTWRGNIKNLAKDGSAYWVKTIIKPILNENDEIIEYISIRTDITEHEDMKEYFKILLHDESRNHSDTMNIAKEYRNALDEANIISVFNLDYEFVYINEAYCQLTGYKKEELIGNNFNMIKGANENQEIFKEVFKALKAGGTWKGTVKNYTKDNKEFWTNVTYVAIKNEKKEVIKYMGIRHDITELFNLHNEIEDTQKEIIYKMGEVGESRSEETGNHVKRVAEYSKNLALLYGLEKKEAEILLSASPMHDIGKVGIPDSILKKPGKLSVEEFEIMKTHAQIGFNILKGSKRKVLQAAAIVAHEHHEKWDGSGYPQGLEKEKIHIYARITAIADVFDALGSDRVYKKAWSDDKIFALFEEGKGKHFDPILVDLFLKNKEIFFKIRDLYVD; translated from the coding sequence ATGAAAATATCAAGTTTAAATCATTATTTTTCACTAAAAATTAAATTGATCTTAAGTACTTTAATTGTAGTTATTGGATTTCTTTGGTTGTTTTTTCTAATCATTTCTTCTGTAAATAAAACAAGCGTATTGCATAAAGTATTAGAGAATATTGAAAGAATCAATTCAAACGTTTATTCTCTTATCACTGTTCAAAAAGACTTTATGCAAAAAAAAGAATTAAAGTACTCTTTATTATTTTCTAAAGAAGCAAACACCTTAAGAATAAAATTAAAAAAACTAAAAGAATCCTTAGATAAACATGAAATTGTTTCTGCTGATATTACTGTATATAAAACATTAATTAACAATTATCAAAAAACCTTTTACGATATTGTCAGAATGCAAAAAATAATAGGATTAAGTGAAGAAGATGCTTTACATAAGGAACTAAGACTTTCTGTTGATATTTTATTAACACATGCAATGAGTGTAAAAGATAACATTTTACTTTCATCGGTATATGCTTTAAGAAAAGATGAAAAAGACTTTATGTTAAGAAAAAATATGTTTTATGCAAAAGAGTTTAATATTAAAATAGCAGCTTTGTTAAACAGTCCACATTTTAAACATATAGAATACAAAAATGCACTCCTTTCCTATAAAAATCACTTCTCAAAACTTGTTATTTACCAAAAAGTAATTGGATTAAATGATAATTTTGCTTTGTTAAAAGAAATAAAAAACTATATAGAAAAAATACATAAACAAAGTGAACACATAAGAGATACCCTTATTATTGTAGTGCATGAGGAGATACATAAAATTAAAGATATTACTTATTTATTCTTTTTTATTATCACTTTTTTTATTGTTCTTTCTTTAGTTATAGTTATAAAAAGTATTCTAGGACCCTTAAGTAAATTAAGAAATCAATATAAAGATGCTATTGATGAATGTACTATCGTATCTAAAACTACTCCAGATGGTACAATCACTTACGTTAATGATGAGTTCTGTAAGTTTGCAGGTTATAGTAAAGAAGAACTTATTGGCAAAAACCAAAATATTATTAAACACCCAGATACAAAAAAAGATGTTTTTAAAGAGATGTGGAAAACAATAAAAAAAGACAAAAAAACCTGGAGAGGTAATATTAAAAACTTAGCGAAAGACGGTTCAGCTTATTGGGTAAAAACTATAATTAAGCCCATTCTTAATGAGAACGATGAAATAATAGAATATATTAGTATTAGGACAGATATTACAGAACATGAAGATATGAAAGAGTATTTTAAAATTTTACTTCATGATGAATCAAGAAATCACAGTGATACTATGAATATAGCCAAAGAATATAGAAATGCACTTGATGAAGCAAATATTATCTCAGTATTTAATTTAGACTACGAGTTTGTTTACATAAATGAGGCCTACTGTCAACTTACAGGATATAAAAAAGAAGAACTTATTGGAAATAATTTTAATATGATAAAAGGTGCAAACGAAAATCAAGAAATATTCAAAGAAGTATTCAAAGCTTTGAAAGCAGGAGGAACGTGGAAAGGTACTGTTAAAAACTATACTAAAGACAATAAAGAATTTTGGACAAATGTTACTTATGTAGCTATCAAAAATGAAAAAAAAGAAGTCATAAAATATATGGGTATTAGACATGATATAACAGAACTTTTTAATTTGCACAATGAAATTGAAGATACACAAAAAGAAATCATTTATAAAATGGGGGAAGTAGGAGAAAGCAGAAGTGAAGAAACAGGAAACCACGTAAAAAGAGTGGCTGAGTATTCAAAAAACTTGGCTTTATTATATGGCTTAGAGAAAAAAGAAGCAGAAATATTATTATCCGCCTCCCCCATGCATGATATTGGGAAAGTAGGAATTCCTGATAGTATATTGAAAAAACCAGGAAAACTTTCAGTAGAGGAATTTGAAATAATGAAAACACATGCGCAAATTGGTTTTAATATACTAAAAGGTTCAAAAAGAAAAGTGCTGCAAGCTGCTGCTATTGTTGCTCATGAACATCATGAAAAATGGGATGGAAGTGGATATCCTCAAGGTTTGGAAAAAGAAAAAATACACATTTACGCAAGAATAACTGCAATTGCAGATGTATTTGATGCTTTAGGTAGTGATAGGGTGTATAAAAAAGCATGGAGTGATGATAAAATATTTGCTTTATTTGAAGAAGGAAAAGGAAAACACTTTGACCCTATTTTAGTGGATTTATTTTTAAAAAATAAAGAAATATTTTTTAAAATTAGGGATTTATATGTAGATTAG
- a CDS encoding DUF2325 domain-containing protein codes for MSILIIGGDKISHIQSMLEDLGAKNINHWDARKKSSAPKKKIPIDTDCIVMLTSFLNHNTMLKYKTQAKKYKIPFICAKRSISCVYEEYVRVMDLKDCASCYADCESYKNAK; via the coding sequence ATGAGTATATTAATTATAGGTGGAGATAAAATTTCACACATTCAGTCGATGTTAGAAGATTTAGGTGCTAAAAATATCAATCATTGGGATGCAAGAAAAAAATCTTCTGCTCCAAAAAAGAAAATTCCTATTGATACAGATTGTATTGTAATGTTAACTTCTTTTTTAAATCACAATACAATGCTTAAGTATAAAACACAAGCAAAAAAATACAAAATACCTTTTATCTGTGCAAAACGTTCTATTTCATGTGTATATGAAGAATATGTAAGAGTAATGGATCTTAAAGATTGTGCGTCTTGTTATGCGGATTGTGAAAGTTATAAAAATGCAAAATAA
- a CDS encoding flavodoxin, which translates to MATAIFYASSVGNTEDIAKRLSTKLGDIDTYNICDEGIEKINNYEKIIFGVSTWGDGDLQDDWEDSWGDFCDINFSNKTIALFGLGDQDSYADTFVDGLGTMYEALKDTGANIIGFTSVDGFEHEESTAQIENEFVGLVLDEDNQDDLSEERIDAWIDTIKERIL; encoded by the coding sequence ATGGCTACAGCAATATTTTACGCTTCAAGCGTAGGAAATACAGAAGACATAGCAAAAAGACTTTCAACAAAACTAGGAGATATAGATACCTATAATATCTGCGATGAAGGCATAGAGAAAATTAATAATTATGAAAAAATAATTTTTGGAGTATCTACTTGGGGAGATGGAGATTTACAAGATGATTGGGAAGATTCATGGGGAGATTTTTGTGATATAAATTTTTCTAATAAAACAATTGCTTTGTTTGGTTTAGGAGATCAAGACTCGTATGCAGATACCTTCGTAGATGGTCTAGGAACTATGTATGAGGCATTAAAAGATACAGGGGCCAATATCATTGGTTTTACATCAGTTGACGGTTTTGAGCATGAAGAATCAACAGCACAAATAGAAAATGAGTTTGTAGGTTTGGTTTTGGATGAAGACAATCAAGATGATTTAAGTGAAGAAAGAATTGATGCGTGGATTGATACGATTAAAGAGCGAATTTTATAA